The Deinococcus roseus genome has a window encoding:
- a CDS encoding TolC family protein: MRNGILVMVVLASSAAFAQSATTVTFQSVLKLAIDRGTDVANQKTSLSTAQADLQAKNEDPSTLILPLTQAQQSVKLETLKLDYVKLQLTQNVLSAYLSVLEAQENLNVLKAQVDLDQMNLDIAKAKLATKNATQLDVSKAQNTLNSSQQDLKNAQASFPVLKEKLDAYTAGSLPDNFQVSEPQLKVTAYKLDDLLKSSESSLPTLLQSNQSLTIAQMNVQFSDNDYTPRSTLDSAKASLQSAQRSLASQKTSTQSSVKDAYQSYLNSQERSKFSLEDLNNSQATLKQDQARYKNGTISKYQLKQSEVAVLKSEQSYLQAKDSSLKAIAALAVATGVDTLNTLGGTQ; the protein is encoded by the coding sequence GTGAGAAATGGCATTTTGGTGATGGTGGTACTTGCTTCCAGTGCAGCTTTTGCCCAGTCTGCAACAACCGTGACGTTTCAGAGCGTCCTGAAACTGGCCATCGACAGGGGCACCGATGTGGCCAACCAGAAAACCAGCCTGAGCACCGCCCAGGCCGATCTGCAGGCCAAAAACGAAGATCCCAGCACTTTGATTTTGCCCCTCACCCAGGCCCAGCAGAGCGTGAAGCTGGAAACCCTCAAGCTGGATTATGTGAAGTTGCAGCTCACCCAGAACGTGCTTTCTGCTTACCTGAGCGTGCTGGAAGCCCAGGAAAACCTGAATGTTTTAAAAGCCCAGGTGGATCTGGACCAGATGAACCTGGACATCGCAAAAGCCAAACTGGCCACCAAGAACGCCACGCAACTGGATGTGAGCAAGGCCCAGAACACCCTGAATTCCAGCCAGCAGGACCTGAAAAACGCCCAGGCCAGTTTCCCTGTGCTGAAAGAGAAACTGGATGCTTACACCGCTGGCAGCCTGCCCGACAACTTCCAGGTCAGTGAGCCCCAGTTGAAAGTGACCGCCTACAAACTGGACGACCTGCTGAAAAGCAGTGAAAGCAGCCTTCCCACCCTGCTGCAGAGCAACCAGAGCCTGACCATTGCGCAGATGAATGTGCAGTTCTCGGACAACGATTACACGCCCAGAAGCACCCTGGACAGCGCAAAAGCCAGCCTGCAGAGCGCCCAGCGCAGCCTCGCCTCGCAGAAAACCAGCACCCAGAGCAGCGTCAAGGATGCGTACCAGAGCTACCTGAACAGCCAGGAACGCAGCAAATTCAGTCTGGAAGACCTGAACAACAGCCAGGCCACCCTGAAGCAGGATCAGGCCAGATACAAGAACGGCACCATCTCCAAGTACCAGCTCAAGCAATCTGAAGTGGCCGTGCTGAAATCGGAACAAAGTTACCTGCAGGCCAAAGACAGCTCCCTGAAAGCCATTGCTGCACTGGCAGTGGCCACAGGCGTGGACACCCTGAACACCCTGGGAGGCACCCAGTGA
- a CDS encoding efflux RND transporter periplasmic adaptor subunit yields the protein MTPRARGFLIAGGVVLVLGAGGGWYWYQQKNKATETTVAQIQTAEVTSQDFQITVEGPGSLQASTTYAVKSNVSGTVQQLKNVGDRVVKGQLLARIDPDQYQQALTDAQISLQKAQLQLDSLKANQNSTILGQQQAIANAQLSYTSAQNDYNTALTTLNANQKIYDAGGISAQVLQDSKNSLAKAESSLTTAKLNLASARENLSTKSTTGAQDLKSSQLAVEQARLSIKTAQDNLAQTKIYAPISGIISSLDSADGTMVSGNTGVLTIQNDNKVKVPVQVDETEISKVKVGQRVEVTLDALPDQTFEGKVTQVDPSATISQNIAVFNATVTLDNPEHTLRPGMSAESTIITLEVPAAMMVPKTAVDTVRRRAYVNVQHEDGTIEAVRVRTGPDDGTNIVVESGLQPGQKVVLPTTTTTSASGTQRQTGQNGQNGQGNNFRGGAIGIPLGGGFGR from the coding sequence GTGACACCCCGCGCCAGGGGCTTCCTGATTGCAGGAGGCGTCGTGCTGGTGCTGGGGGCGGGTGGAGGCTGGTACTGGTACCAGCAGAAAAACAAGGCCACCGAAACCACCGTGGCCCAGATTCAGACAGCGGAGGTCACCTCTCAGGACTTCCAGATCACTGTAGAGGGGCCAGGGTCCTTGCAGGCCAGCACCACCTACGCCGTGAAATCCAACGTTTCAGGCACCGTGCAACAGCTGAAAAACGTGGGGGACCGGGTGGTGAAGGGGCAACTGCTGGCCCGCATTGATCCCGACCAGTACCAGCAGGCTTTAACCGATGCCCAGATTTCTTTGCAGAAGGCCCAACTGCAACTGGACAGCCTGAAGGCCAACCAGAACAGCACCATTCTGGGACAGCAGCAGGCCATCGCAAACGCACAGCTGAGCTACACCAGCGCCCAGAACGATTACAACACGGCCCTCACCACCCTGAATGCCAACCAGAAGATCTATGACGCGGGCGGCATCAGTGCCCAGGTTTTGCAAGATTCTAAAAACAGCCTTGCAAAGGCAGAAAGCAGCCTCACCACAGCAAAACTCAATCTGGCCAGCGCCAGAGAAAACCTCTCCACCAAAAGCACCACAGGAGCGCAGGACCTCAAATCCTCCCAGCTTGCTGTGGAACAGGCCAGACTGTCCATCAAAACCGCCCAGGACAACCTGGCCCAGACCAAGATCTACGCCCCCATCTCTGGAATCATCAGCAGCCTGGACAGCGCAGATGGCACCATGGTTTCCGGGAACACCGGGGTTCTGACCATCCAGAACGACAACAAAGTCAAGGTTCCGGTGCAGGTGGATGAAACCGAGATCAGCAAGGTCAAGGTGGGTCAGCGGGTGGAGGTCACCCTGGATGCCCTCCCGGACCAGACGTTTGAAGGGAAAGTCACCCAGGTGGATCCCTCCGCCACCATCTCCCAGAACATTGCGGTCTTCAATGCCACGGTCACCCTGGACAACCCGGAGCACACCCTCAGACCGGGCATGAGTGCAGAATCCACCATCATCACGCTGGAGGTGCCTGCAGCCATGATGGTCCCCAAAACTGCAGTGGACACGGTGCGGCGCAGGGCTTACGTGAACGTGCAGCATGAAGATGGAACCATTGAAGCCGTGCGGGTGCGCACCGGTCCCGATGACGGCACCAACATCGTGGTGGAATCGGGTCTGCAACCCGGTCAGAAAGTGGTGCTGCCCACCACCACAACCACCTCTGCTTCCGGCACCCAGAGGCAGACAGGACAAAATGGGCAAAACGGACAGGGCAACAATTTCCGGGGGGGCGCGATTGGCATTCCTCTGGGGGGAGGGTTTGGAAGATGA
- a CDS encoding TolC family protein — MRVTRPLTLLLFLGSLHSLAAPIAPQDLLNLIPSSPAGQNLLLSEQQAAAAWNAAQAALGLKVNAGGNYSLNTSDFSSTQQSGSVNLSLSLPVLPWGTAFDGLKTAQRNLKSALLDARDARNILNSKIISGYYSVALAELDLKLAKENQTLAESQLQVAQQQRGQGTASLETLLQAQQKVNTTQASTLKAQNNLEVARSTLGNTLGLPLPEGEFTAEVQSALPDRTLQQWTTLALSQRSDLQKAQMKLESAQEALNQAIEDRWRPNATVSSGISSGGLGIDLGLNLQTGVLSSSASYSFQNSTQNTSSQTGYKVSLSASIPIVDGTQDANIQTQQLNLQSASAALDTTKQTAILDVKQKYSSVQLARLQVQNSNSNLELAREHLKVMEARLKAGLSTSLDLTGAQIALEQAQKDKTSAEVSLLSAVLDLLAAAGQPFGGAS; from the coding sequence CACGTCCCCTGACCCTGCTGCTTTTTCTGGGGTCCCTTCACAGTCTGGCGGCCCCGATTGCGCCGCAGGATTTGTTGAACCTGATTCCTTCTTCACCTGCTGGACAGAACCTTTTGCTTTCCGAACAGCAAGCTGCTGCGGCCTGGAATGCTGCGCAGGCCGCGCTCGGGCTGAAAGTCAATGCAGGTGGAAATTATTCCCTGAACACCTCGGATTTTTCCAGCACCCAGCAATCAGGAAGTGTGAACCTGTCCCTTTCTTTGCCTGTTTTGCCCTGGGGAACGGCTTTTGATGGCCTGAAAACCGCACAGCGCAACCTGAAAAGTGCTTTGCTGGATGCCCGCGATGCCCGCAACATCCTGAACAGCAAAATCATCAGCGGTTATTACAGTGTCGCTCTGGCAGAACTGGACCTGAAACTGGCGAAGGAAAACCAGACGCTGGCAGAAAGCCAGTTGCAGGTGGCCCAGCAGCAGAGAGGACAGGGCACGGCCAGTCTGGAAACCCTGTTGCAGGCCCAGCAGAAAGTGAACACCACACAGGCCAGCACCCTGAAAGCCCAGAACAACCTGGAGGTGGCCCGCAGCACCCTGGGGAACACCCTGGGCCTGCCGCTTCCTGAAGGGGAATTCACTGCAGAGGTGCAATCTGCACTGCCTGACCGCACCCTGCAGCAGTGGACCACCCTGGCCCTGTCCCAGCGCAGCGATCTGCAGAAAGCCCAGATGAAGCTGGAATCTGCCCAGGAGGCACTGAATCAGGCCATTGAAGACCGCTGGAGGCCCAATGCCACCGTGTCCAGTGGGATCAGCAGTGGTGGTCTGGGGATAGATCTGGGCCTGAACCTGCAAACCGGAGTGCTGAGCAGCAGTGCCAGCTATTCCTTCCAGAACAGCACCCAGAACACCAGCAGCCAGACCGGTTACAAGGTCAGCCTTTCTGCCAGCATTCCGATTGTGGACGGCACCCAGGACGCCAACATCCAGACCCAGCAACTGAACCTGCAGAGTGCCAGTGCCGCTCTGGACACCACAAAACAGACGGCCATTCTGGATGTGAAACAGAAGTACAGCAGCGTGCAACTGGCCCGACTGCAGGTGCAAAACAGCAACAGCAACCTGGAACTGGCCCGTGAGCACCTGAAAGTGATGGAAGCACGCCTGAAGGCGGGTCTGAGCACCAGCCTTGACCTGACCGGAGCGCAAATTGCACTGGAACAGGCCCAGAAAGACAAAACTTCCGCAGAGGTGTCCCTGCTTTCTGCGGTTCTGGACCTGCTGGCCGCAGCAGGACAGCCTTTTGGAGGAGCATCGTGA
- a CDS encoding ABC transporter ATP-binding protein encodes MTPVVDIRQVKKLYKIGEDTFEALKGVDVTIEKAEMVSLIGPSGSGKTTLMQIIGLLDRPSSGQYFLNGQDVTQLSENQRSDFRNQHIGFVFQAFYLLSRMNVLENVEVPLTYAGYGARERKEVAMGLLEKVGLADKWRNLPSQLSGGQKQRVAIARALTTNPSLLLADEPTGALDTKTGEEVMNLFESLNQEGVTVIIVTHEMEVAARTRRIIRIRDGNIEQPRIEPSGVESA; translated from the coding sequence ATGACCCCCGTGGTGGACATCCGGCAGGTCAAAAAGCTCTACAAAATCGGGGAGGACACCTTTGAAGCGCTCAAAGGCGTGGATGTCACCATAGAGAAAGCAGAAATGGTCTCCCTCATCGGCCCATCAGGCAGCGGAAAAACCACCCTCATGCAGATCATCGGCCTCCTGGACCGCCCCTCCAGTGGTCAGTATTTTCTGAACGGTCAGGATGTCACCCAATTGAGCGAAAACCAGCGAAGCGACTTCAGGAACCAGCACATCGGGTTTGTCTTTCAGGCCTTTTATCTGCTCTCCCGCATGAACGTGCTGGAAAACGTTGAGGTGCCCCTCACCTACGCAGGATACGGAGCACGGGAACGCAAAGAGGTTGCCATGGGTTTGCTGGAAAAAGTGGGGCTGGCCGACAAATGGCGAAATTTGCCTTCCCAGCTTTCAGGGGGCCAGAAACAGAGGGTGGCAATTGCCAGAGCACTCACCACCAACCCGAGTTTGCTGCTGGCAGATGAACCGACGGGAGCGCTGGACACCAAAACGGGAGAAGAGGTGATGAACCTGTTCGAGTCGCTGAATCAGGAAGGGGTGACGGTGATCATCGTGACCCACGAAATGGAAGTTGCCGCCCGAACCCGACGCATCATCCGCATCCGGGACGGCAACATCGAGCAGCCCAGAATTGAACCGTCAGGGGTGGAATCTGCATGA
- a CDS encoding ABC transporter permease has protein sequence MSSTRSQAANPPARPSRRSIGMGVIFRIAWKAIIGNPLRSALTVLGVVIGVAAVVALVMIGQGSTSNITKSLESLGTNLLTVGPNFGGRNQGGGGGIVRTGDRQSVTMKDVEAIQRQLGSQVAGIAPVSQGRYQIKYGKSNLNVQVTGTWPDYATVRNSAVDKGAFFSKADVDGRKRTAVIGYGIAQDLLTDVDPIGQKIKLGGISFTVVGVLPDKGDAGFANANYSVLIPLSTFQKRLSRSSPSNPTVSNIYIQGPDQKTLKDLQNTVTELMATQHEQTDPTSYDFQVQNQADALASINQVSQTLTLFLGGVAGISLLVGGIGIMNIMLVSVTERTREIGIRKALGAKPRDILTQFLTESVVLSVGGGLLGIAIGLGLANGVGKVLNITPVMSPSSMLLAFTFSVVVGVFFGYYPASRAAKLDPVDSLRYE, from the coding sequence ATGAGCAGCACCAGATCACAAGCTGCAAACCCTCCCGCCCGACCCTCCAGACGGAGCATCGGGATGGGGGTGATTTTTCGGATTGCCTGGAAAGCCATCATCGGGAACCCCCTCAGGTCTGCCCTGACCGTGCTGGGCGTGGTGATTGGTGTGGCTGCCGTGGTCGCTCTGGTGATGATTGGGCAGGGGTCGACCAGCAACATCACCAAATCTTTAGAAAGCCTCGGCACCAACCTCCTCACCGTTGGACCCAACTTTGGCGGAAGAAACCAGGGGGGTGGGGGCGGCATCGTGCGCACCGGAGACCGCCAGAGCGTCACCATGAAAGATGTGGAGGCCATCCAGCGACAGCTTGGCAGTCAGGTGGCCGGAATTGCCCCGGTCAGCCAGGGCCGTTACCAGATCAAATACGGCAAGAGCAACCTGAACGTGCAGGTCACCGGAACCTGGCCCGATTACGCAACCGTGCGCAATTCTGCCGTGGACAAAGGGGCTTTTTTCAGCAAGGCAGATGTGGATGGCCGCAAACGCACCGCAGTGATCGGGTACGGGATTGCGCAGGACCTGCTCACCGATGTGGACCCCATCGGGCAGAAAATCAAACTGGGTGGCATCTCCTTCACGGTGGTGGGTGTGCTTCCTGACAAGGGAGATGCGGGCTTTGCCAACGCCAATTACAGCGTCCTGATCCCGCTGAGCACCTTCCAGAAACGCCTCTCCAGGTCCAGCCCCTCCAATCCCACGGTGTCCAACATCTACATTCAGGGACCGGACCAGAAAACCCTCAAAGACCTGCAAAACACCGTGACAGAACTGATGGCCACGCAGCACGAGCAGACCGATCCCACCAGTTACGACTTTCAGGTGCAAAACCAGGCCGATGCACTCGCCAGCATCAATCAGGTGTCCCAGACCCTGACGCTGTTTCTGGGTGGGGTCGCAGGAATCAGCCTGCTGGTGGGCGGCATCGGCATCATGAACATCATGCTGGTGAGTGTCACCGAACGCACCCGTGAAATTGGCATCCGAAAGGCCCTGGGGGCCAAACCCCGAGACATCCTCACGCAGTTTCTCACCGAGTCCGTGGTGCTCTCTGTGGGAGGCGGCTTGCTGGGCATTGCCATTGGACTGGGCCTCGCCAATGGGGTGGGGAAAGTCCTGAACATCACCCCCGTGATGTCTCCATCCAGCATGCTGCTGGCCTTCACCTTCTCGGTGGTGGTGGGGGTGTTTTTCGGGTATTACCCCGCCAGTCGGGCTGCAAAACTTGACCCTGTGGACTCTCTTCGTTATGAGTAA